One Lampris incognitus isolate fLamInc1 chromosome 14, fLamInc1.hap2, whole genome shotgun sequence DNA window includes the following coding sequences:
- the LOC130124069 gene encoding transcription factor HES-1-like, with product MPAGTFERTSPSSVAATPTSADATPAKPRAFSESRKSSKPIMEKRRRARINESLGQLKTLILDALKKDSSRHSKLEKADILEMTVKHLRSLQRLQMTAAVNTDPSILSKYKAGFNECVGEVTRFLSSCEGVNTEVRTRLLSHLAGCMSQMNSVNLSAQRQVPIYTLHPSVLGPIPGALPQVNGVPCKNGSAVAVPPEAVKMYSGFKVMPTPDGQFALLIPSTAFTPLMSVQSSLPALAAAMSPVAPPPGTSDSVWRPW from the exons ATGCCAGCCGGTACTTTTGAAAGGACGTCGCCGTCCTCCGTCGCTGCCACTCCGACGAGTGCCGACGCAACGCCCGCAAAACCCAGAGCGTTTTCCGAGAGTAGAAAG TCCTCCAAGCCCATCATGGAAAAGAGGAGACGGGCGCGCATCAACGAGAGCCTCGGGCAGCTGAAGACTCTCATCCTGGACGCGCTCAAGAAAGAC AGCTCAAGACATTCCAAACTTGAAAAGGCGGACATCCTTGAGATGACTGTGAAACACCTCAGGAGCCTGCAGCGACTTCAAATGACTG CTGCTGTCAACACAGACCCCTCCATCCTGAGTAAATACAAGGCCGGGTTCAACGAGTGTGTCGGAGAGGTTACCCGTTTTCTCTCGAGTTGTGAAGGCGTGAACACGGAGGTGAGGACTCGTCTCCTCAGCCACTTGGCTGGCTGCATGTCCCAGATGAACAGCGTGAACCTCTCAGCCCAGCGCCAGGTCCCCATCTACACATTGCATCCGTCGGTGCTTGGACCGATTCCAGGTGCGTTGCCGCAGGTGAACGGGGTGCCTTGTAAAAATGGCTCAGCGGTGGCTGTTCCTCCAGAAGCGGTTAAGATGTACAGTGGATTCAAGGTTATGCCGACACCGGATGGACAGTTTGCGCTCCTCATTCCAAGCACAGCCTTTACGCCCTTAATGAGCGTACAGAGCAGTCTCCCAGCACTGGCAGCGGCCATGTCACCTGTTGCGCCTCCTCCAGGCACCTCGGACTCCGTGTGGAGACCATGGTAG
- the zgc:153913 gene encoding carboxypeptidase N subunit 2, with protein MEREIGVTLCLMLLLCCKGDAVIQTTCPARCHCFTPTQVLCSDERMTSLPKVVFTQVKEFIVMTTSLAFLFPNTSQESPQITKLVFFNNVLRDIHAMAFEKLTQLKELEISGNPWLRRLFPGTFSQQGNLTKLILNFNKFETIPPGMFDSLAELETLQMKGNIISQLPMFLFQSLQNLRVLDLSQNMLERLEGGCLSGLAKLETLKVNYNLISNISSDTFLNVTQLKELNLEGNKILDLPHKLFSMLTQLEVLNLRGNLLSSFSAQLFGVVPSSLKELTLKGNRLKVLSSHSLGGLDSLTFLSLSSNQLSELPEDVFRNLTELESLDLSDNWLTSLPETIFQDLFNLKALHLNRNNISKVSTKLFKDQLLLQCLYLSDNQFQNLPLGLFHPFLLHGIVRLHGNPWQCDCHMRYLHDWVLNNSVKVEELDKVFCKGPSYFSGQTFTSVDREQLVCHISNEWLQDLSKCSLKAADDTMIIHCKVNRCFPLKVKVQFQDDGGGICENLEKKEWPEHLQWVNKSSTPTR; from the coding sequence ATGGAAAGAGAGATTGGTGTCACGTTGTGTCTGATGCTGCTTCTCTGTTGCAAAGGCGATGCAGTCATACAAACCACTTGCCCGGCCCGGTGCCACTGTTTCACCCCTACGCAAGTCCTTTGCTCTGATGAACGCATGACGTCTTTACCAAAGGTTGTTTTCACGCAGGTCAAGGAGTTCATCGTCATGACGACCAGCCTTGCATTCCTGTTCCCCAACACCTCGCAGGAGAGCCCCCAAATCACCAAGCTTGTCTTCTTCAATAACGTACTGCGGGATATACACGCAATGGCTTTTGAGAAACTTACTCAGCTGAAGGAGCTGGAAATAAGTGGAAACCCGTGGCTGAGACGATTATTTCCTGGAACCTTCTCACAACAGGGCAACCTCACCAAACTCATTCTCAACTTCAACAAGTTTGAGACCATTCCTCCAGGCATGTTTGACTCCCTGGCAGAGCTGGAAACTCTGCAGATGAAGGGCAACATCATCTCACAGCTGCCCATGTTTCTCTTCCAGAGCCTCCAGAATCTACGCGTATTGGACTTGTCCCAAAATATGCTGGAGAGACTGGAAGGAGGGTGCCTCTCTGGCCTTGCTAAGTTAGAGACCCTCAAAGTTAACTACAACCTCATCAGCAACATTTCCTCTGACACATTCCTCAATGTTACCCAGCTGAAGGAGCTTAACTTGGAGGGAAATAAGATATTAGACCTCCCTCACAAGCTCTTCTCCATGCTAACCCAGTTGGAGGTGCTGAACCTCCGTGGGAACTTGCTTTCAAGCTTCAGTGCTCAGCTGTTTGGAGTTGTTCCCTCCAGTCTGAAGGAGCTGACACTGAAGGGCAACAGGCTGAAGGTGTTGTCCTCTCACTCTCTCGGTGGACTGGACTCTCTCACCTTCCTCTCCTTGTCCTCGAATCAGCTCTCTGAGCTTCCTGAGGACGTTTTTAGGAATCTCACAGAACTGGAGAGTTTGGATCTTTCTGACAACTGGCTCACCTCACTTCCGGAGACCATCTTCCAGGACCTTTTTAATCTCAAAGCACTCCACCTCAACAGGAACAACATCAGCAAGGTGAGCACCAAGCTGTTCAAGGACCAGTTACTCCTTCAATGCCTTTACCTTTCAGACAACCAGTTCCAGAACCTCCCCCTGGGTCTGTTTCACCCCTTCCTCCTTCATGGCATTGTTAGACTACATGGAAACCCCTGGCAGTGTGACTGTCACATGCGGTACCTGCATGACTGGGTGCTGAATAACAGTGTGAAAGTAGAAGAGCTTGACAAGGTGTTCTGCAAGGGCCCCAGTTATTTTAGTGGACAGACATTCACCTCTGTTGACAGGGAGCAGCTGGTGTGTCATATATCAAATGAGTGGCTGCAGGATCTCAGCAAATGTTCTCTAAAAGCTGCTGATGACACCATGATCATCCATTGCAAAGTGAATAGATGTTTTCCACTGAAAGTGAAGGTGCAGTTCCAGGATGATGGTGGTGGTATATGTGAGAATTTAGAGAAAAAGGAGTGGCCGGAGCACCTACAATGGGTCAATAAGAGCTCAACTCCCACCAGATAG